Proteins found in one Oryza glaberrima chromosome 4, OglaRS2, whole genome shotgun sequence genomic segment:
- the LOC127771657 gene encoding serine racemase, translated as MGSRGGSGGDGAESHGYAADIHSIREAQARIAPYVHKTPVLSSTSIDAIVGKQLFFKCECFQKAGAFKIRGASNSIFALDDDEASKGVVTHSSGNHAAAVALAAKLRGIPAYIVIPRNAPACKVDNVKRYGGHIIWSDVSIESRESVAKRVQEETGAILVHPFNNKNTISGQGTVSLELLEEVPEIDTIIVPISGGGLISGVALAAKAINPSIRILAAEPKGADDSAQSKAAGKIITLPSTNTIADGLRAFLGDLTWPVVRDLVDDIIVVDDNAIVDAMKMCYEMLKVAVEPSGAIGLAAALSDEFKQSSAWHESSKIGIIVSGGNVDLGVLWESLYKR; from the exons ATGGGGAGCAGAGGTGGaagtggcggcgatggcgcagaAAGCCATGGCTATGCCGCGGACATCCACTCCATCAGGGAGGCGCAGGCTCGCATCGCACCATACGTGCACAAGACGCCCGTTCTGTCATCAACATCGATCGATGCCATAGTGGGGAAGCAGCTGTTCTTCAAGTGCGAGTGCTTCCAGAAGGC AGGGGCATTCAAGATCCGAGGCGCTTCCAATTCGATATTTGcgcttgatgatgatgaggcatCCAAGGGCGTTGTGACGCATAGCAG TGGGAACCATGCTGCTGCAGTGGCTCTTGCTGCAAAGCTACGCGGAATACCTGCTTACATTGTCATTCCAAGAAATGCACCGGCATGTAAGGTTGACAATGTTAAGCGGTACGGTGGCCATATTATCTGGAGTGATGTCTCCATTGAATCAAGAGAATCTGTTGCTAAAAGAGTTCAGGAGGAAACTGGTGCTATTCTTGTTCACCCATTCAATAATAAAAACACTATCAG TGGTCAAGGTACAGTGTCTCTCGAACTTTTGGAGGAAGTCCCTGAAATTGACACAATAATTGTTCCAATCAGTG GTGGTGGTTTAATTTCTGGTGTGGCACTGGCTGCCAAGGCCATAAACCCTTCAATACGTATTCTGGCAGCAGAACCAAAGGGTGCTGATGATTCTGCCCAGTCCAAGGCTGCTGGAAAGATCATAACATTGCCTTCAACCAACACCATTGCTGATGGACTTCGAGCTTTTCTTGGTGACCTGACATG GCCGGTGGTGCGCGACTTGGTGGATGATATCATTGTTGTGGATGACAATGCCATTGTGGACGCCATGAAAATGTGCTACGAGATGCTGAAGGTGGCTGTTGAGCCGAGTGGAGCAATAGGCCTCGCAGCCGCCCTCTCTGACGAGTTTAAGCAAAGCTCTGCTTGGCATGAGAGCAGTAAGATAGGGATCATTGTTTCTGGAGGCAATGTTGACCTCGGTGTCCTCTGGGAGTCTCTCTATAAACGTTGA
- the LOC127771660 gene encoding probable phospholipid hydroperoxide glutathione peroxidase, with product MAAAPSATSVHDFTVKDASGKDVDLSTYKGKVLLIVNVASQCGLTNSNYTELSQLYEKYKDQGFEILAFPCNQFGGQEPGSNEEIVQFACTRFKAEYPIFDKVDVNGNNAAPLYKYLKSNKGGLFGDSIKWNFSKFLVDKEGRVVDRYAPTTSPLSIEKDIKKLLGSS from the exons atggccgccgcgccgtccgccACCTCCGTCCACGACTTCACCGTCAAG GATGCAAGCGGAAAAGACGTGGACCTGAGCACCTACAAGGGGAAGGTTCTCCTCATCGTTAACGTCGCATCCCAATG TGGCTTAACTAACTCCAACTACACTGAGCTGAGCCAGCTGTATGAGAAGTACAAGGACCAAG GCTTTGAGATATTGGCTTTCCCGTGCAATCAGTTTGGAGGGCAGGAACCCGGCTCCAATGAGGAGATTGTCCAGTTTGCTTGCACTCGCTTCAAGGCTGAGTATCCCATTTTTGACAAG GTTGATGTCAACGGTAACAATGCTGCACCCCTGTACAAGTATCTGAAGTCTAACAAAGGTGGGCTTTTCGGTGATAGCATCAAGTGGAACTTCTCCAAATTCTTGGTTGACAAGGAGGGTCGCGTGGTGGATCGCTATGCgcccaccacctcccctcttAGTATTGAG AAGGATATCAAGAAGCTGCTTGGGAGCTCTTAA
- the LOC127771656 gene encoding copper-transporting ATPase HMA5 — MAASTRALFLSCFHGSGGGGGTSEVSRRLVLRPRYPSMPRRPRSAAVAGEGGEGGGGGDGDLEAAAVGAEEEEEKVVVFEVSGMTCAACAGSVEKAVKRLQGIHDAAVDVLGGRAQVVFYPAFVSEEKIRETIQDVGFEAKLIDEEVKEKNILVCRLHIKGMTCTSCASTVESILQVVPGVQRASVALATEEAEIRYDRRIVTASQLTHAVEETGFEAILITTGDDQSRIDLKVDGTLNERSIMIVKSSVQALPGVEDIKVDPELHKITISYKPDQTGPRDLIEVIESAASGDLTVSIYPEADGRQQHRHGEIERYRQSFLWSLVFTIPVFLTSMVFMYIPGLKDGLEKKVINMMSIGELLRWILSTPVQFVIGRRFYTGAYKALSHGSSNMDVLIALGTNTAYFYSVYSILRAASSHNYMATDFFETSSMLISFILLGKYLEILAKGKTSEAIAKLMDLAPETATMLIYDHEGNVVGEKEIDSRLIQKNDVIKVVPGGKVASDGFVIWGQSHVNESMITGESRPVAKRKGDTVIGGTVNENGVLHVRATFVGSESALAQIVRLVESAQMAKAPVQKFADQISRVFVPLVIILSLLTWLAWFLAGRLHGYPNSWIPSSMDSFQLALQFGISVMVIACPCALGLATPTAVMVATGVGASQGVLIKGGQALESAQKVDCIVFDKTGTLTIGKPVVVNTRLLKNMVLREFYAYVAAAEVNSEHPLGKAVVEHAKKFHSEESHVWTEARDFISVTGHGVKAKISGRAVMVGNKSFMLTSGIDIPVEALEILTEEEEKAQTAIIVAMDQEVVGIISVSDPIKPNAREVISYLKSMKVESIMVTGDNWGTANAISKEVGIENTVAEAKPEQKAEKVKELQSAGRTVAMVGDGINDSPALVSADVGLAIGAGTDVAIEAADIVLMKSNLEDVITAIDLSRKTFFRIRMNYVWALGYNIIGIPIAAGVLFPSTRFRLPPWVAGAAMAASSVSVVCWSLLLRYYKSPKLGR, encoded by the exons ATGGCGGCGAGCACTCGAgccctcttcctctcctgcttccacggaagcggcggcggcggcggcacttcCGAGGTGAGCCGCCGCCTCGTGCTGCGGCCGCGGTACCCGTCCATGCCGCGGCGACCGAGGTCGGCCGCGGTcgccggagagggaggggaaggaggaggaggaggcgacggcgatctggaggcggcggccgtgggggcggaggaggaggaggagaaggtggtggtgtTCGAGGTGTCCGGGATGACGTGCGCCGCGTGCGCGGGCTCGGTGGAGAAGGCCGTCAAGCGGCTCCAGGGAAtccacgacgccgccgtcgacgtcctcGGGGGCCGCGCGCAGGTCGTCTTCTACCCGGCGTTCGTCTCG GAGGAAAAAATTAGGGAAACCATCCAGGATGTGGGCTTTGAAGCTAAGCTGATTGATGAGGAAGTCAAGGAAAAAAACATTCTAGTATGCAGGCTGCACATAAAAGGAATGACCTGCACATCTTGTGCGAGCACAGTGGAATCCATCTTGCAAGTTGTTCCTGGTGTTCAGAGAGCTTCTGTCGCATTGGCTACTGAAGAGGCAGAAATCCGTTATGACCGTAGAATCGTTACTGCCAGTCAACTAACCCATGCAGTTGAAGAGACGGGTTTTGAAGCAATACTGATCACCACTGGAGATGATCAGAGCAGGATAGACCTCAAAGTGGATGGCACACTCAACGAGAGATCAATCATGATAGTGAAAAGCTCTGTCCAAGCTCTTCCTGGTGTGGAAGACATAAAAGTTGATCCTGAGCTCCACAAGATCACCATCTCATACAAACCTGACCAGACAGGTCCTCGAGACCTCATTGAAGTCATTGAGTCAGCTGCCTCTGGTGATCTTACTGTATCGATATACCCAGAAGCAGATGGAAGGCAGCAGCATAGACATGGGGAGATCGAGCGATACAGGCAGTCTTTCTTGTGGAGTTTAGTATTCACCATCCCGGTATTCCTCACCTCCATGGTGTTCATGTACATCCCAGGGCTGAAGGATGGGCTCGAAAAGAAGGTTATTAACATGATGAGCATTGGTGAGCTCTTGCGGTGGATTTTGTCAACGCCAGTTCAATTTGTAATTGGCCGCAGATTTTATACTGGTGCTTATAAAGCGTTATCCCACGGCTCATCAAACATGGATGTACTCATTGCTCTTGGGACCAACACAGCTTACTTCTACTCAGTTTACTCCATCCTTCGAGCTGCCTCCTCACATAATTACATGGCAACTGATTTTTTTGAAACTAGTTCAATGCTCATATCGTTTATCCTTCTTGGAAAGTACCTTGAGATCTTGGCAAAAGGGAAGACCTCTGAGGCTATTGCCAAGCTTATGGATCTTGCACCAGAAACTGCAACTATGTTGATATATGATCATGAAGGGAATGTTGTGGGCGAGAAGGAAATTGACAGTAGGTTGATTCAGAAAAATGATGTGATCAAAGTAGTCCCAGGTGGGAAAGTTGCTTCTGATGGCTTTGTTATATGGGGACAGAGCCATGTGAATGAAAGCATGATCACCGGAGAATCACGACCTGTGGCAAAGAGGAAGGGTGACACTGTCATAGGAGGGACGGTGAATGAGAATGGTGTGCTTCATGTCCGTGCAACATTTGTTGGATCAGAGAGTGCCCTTGCACAGATTGTACGGCTAGTAGAGTCAGCGCAAATGGCAAAAGCTCCTGTACAAAAGTTTGCTGATCAGATATCTAGAGTCTTTGTTCCCCTG GTCATCATTCTTTCTTTGCTTACTTGGCTTGCTTGGTTCTTAGCTGGGAGGCTTCATGGTTACCCTAACTCATGGATACCATCTTCCATGGATAGCTTTCAACTAGCTCTCCAATTCGGGATATCAGTTATGGTTATTGCATGCCCTTGCGCCTTAGGGCTTGCAACTCCAACAGCTGTGATGGTTGCTACTGGCGTTGGTGCCTCACAAGGAGTTCTTATCAAGGGTGGGCAAGCTCTGGAGAGTGCACAGAAG GTCGACTGCATCGTTTTCGACAAGACAGGGACACTAACCATTGGGAAGCCTGTTGTGGTCAACACAAGACTGTTAAAAAACATGGTCTTGCGTGAATTCTATGCTTACGTTGCAGCAGCAGAG GTCAACAGTGAGCACCCACTGGGTAAGGCAGTCGTGGAGCATGCCAAGAAGTTCCATTCGGAAGAGAGCCATGTCTGGACTGAAGCAAGGGATTTCATTTCAGTGACAGGGCACGGTGTCAAGGCAAAAATAAGTGGCAGGGCTGTTATGGTGGGAAACAAGAGCTTTATGTTGACTTCAGGCATTGATATCCCGGTGGAAGCTTTGGAAATCCTAacggaagaagaggagaaggcCCAAACAGCGATCATTGTGGCTATGGATCAAGAAGTCGTGGGCATTATCTCTGTATCTGATCCAATAAAACCAAATGCCCGCGAAGTGATTTCGTATCTCAAATCTATGAAGGTGGAGAGTATAATGGTGACTGGGGACAACTGGGGGACTGCCAATGCCATTAGCAAAGAGGTTGGCATTGAGAACACAGTTGCAGAAGCGAAACCAGAGCAGAAAGCTGAGAAGGTGAAAGAACTTCAG TCGGCCGGAAGGACCGTGGCAATGGTTGGTGATGGAATCAACGATTCTCCAGCGCTTGTATCAGCCGACGTTGGCCTGGCGATTGGCGCAGGCACTGACGTCGCCATTGAAGCGGCCGACATCGTCCTCATGAAGAGCAACCTGGAAGACGTGATCACCGCCATCGATCTGTCCAGAAAAACCTTCTTCCGCATACGGATGAACTACGTCTGGGCGCTCGGCTACAACATCATCGGCATACCGATCGCTGCCGGGGTGCTCTTCCCGTCGACCCGGTTCCGCTTGCCGCCATGGGTCGCCGGCGCTGCGATGGCTGCTTCCTCCGTTAGCGTCGTCTGCTGGTCCCTGCTGTTGAGGTACTACAAGAGCCCAAAACTGGGCCGTTGA